The following proteins come from a genomic window of Corallococcus sp. NCRR:
- a CDS encoding helix-turn-helix transcriptional regulator, whose translation MRADRLVHLLMRLQARSRSTVGELARELQVSSRTVHRDLDALTTAGVPVYATRGAAGGVALMEGWRTQLTGLTRPELQALATVGAPGALDDLGLSGPLRTGLVKLAAALPALQQPALEHARQRLHVDASGWFTGREPLPHLGKLRDAAWQDRRVSLSYQDFDGARSRRTVDPYALVIKADRWYLVAGTDKGPRVFRGGRIGDVRLSPQGFTRPQGFDLPVFWKDWCAKFATERPRYDVTLSCTQEGEAALRRMRPPADGERMDKAPAARGGKRKVTLDFERESIAVSQLCEIGAGVEVLAPEPLRQRLAALAASLSALYGGPGQKRPGRRVR comes from the coding sequence CTGGCGCGCGAGCTCCAGGTCTCCAGCCGCACCGTCCACCGGGACCTGGACGCCCTCACCACCGCGGGCGTCCCCGTCTACGCCACGCGCGGAGCCGCCGGCGGCGTGGCGCTGATGGAGGGCTGGCGCACCCAGCTCACCGGCCTCACCCGCCCGGAGCTCCAGGCCCTGGCCACCGTGGGCGCCCCCGGGGCCCTGGACGACCTGGGCCTGTCCGGACCGCTGCGCACGGGGCTGGTGAAGCTGGCCGCGGCGCTCCCCGCCCTCCAGCAGCCCGCGCTGGAGCACGCACGCCAGCGGCTGCACGTGGACGCCTCCGGCTGGTTCACCGGCCGCGAGCCCCTGCCGCACCTGGGCAAGCTGCGCGACGCCGCCTGGCAGGATCGCCGCGTGTCGCTGAGCTACCAGGACTTCGACGGCGCCCGCTCCCGCCGGACAGTGGACCCCTACGCGCTCGTCATCAAGGCGGACCGCTGGTACCTCGTCGCGGGGACGGACAAGGGCCCGCGCGTCTTCCGGGGCGGGCGCATTGGCGACGTGCGGCTCTCCCCCCAGGGCTTCACCCGCCCGCAGGGCTTCGACCTGCCCGTTTTCTGGAAGGACTGGTGCGCGAAGTTCGCCACCGAGCGCCCCCGCTACGACGTCACCCTCTCCTGCACGCAGGAAGGGGAAGCAGCGCTGCGGAGGATGCGTCCCCCGGCCGACGGGGAGCGCATGGACAAGGCGCCCGCGGCACGCGGTGGGAAGCGGAAGGTGACGCTGGACTTCGAGCGGGAGTCCATCGCGGTCTCCCAGCTGTGCGAAATCGGGGCGGGCGTGGAGGTGCTCGCCCCGGAACCGCTGCGCCAACGGCTGGCCGCGCTGGCGGCCTCACTGTCGGCGCTCTACGGCGGGCCCGGCCAGAAGAGGCCGGGCCGCCGCGTCCGCTAG
- the lpdA gene encoding dihydrolipoyl dehydrogenase: MAETFDVVIIGSGPGGYVGAIRAAQLGLKTAIIEKDKRLGGTCLHRGCIPTKSLLWTASLFHHIKESSDFGIDVANPTVNWANAQKHKDKVVTKGANGIDFLMKKNKITVVKGHGRIAGKGKVEVTAEDGSKQTLDTKNIIIATGSVPKSLPNVAVDHKRVMNSDSILTIDRIPKSIIVLGAGAVGCEFASVFNHVGSKTAIVEYMPALLPIEDADISKELDKIFKRRGIDVHTGSAVQKVEHTADGVRVTMKVGEETKTLEAEILLSAVGRAPVTEDVGLNKTSIQTDRGFIKVDTLCRTSEPNVYAIGDVIPTPMLAHMASAECVMVVEHIAGKNPAPINYDLTPSATYCYPEVASVGLTEKKAKERGYDVKVGIAPFGAVTKSAISNESVGLIKIVSDKKYDEVLGIHIIGPHATELLAEACVAMKLEITTEELAHTIHAHPTLSEIMHEGAEATLGHPLHF; this comes from the coding sequence GTGGCTGAGACTTTCGACGTGGTGATCATCGGCTCGGGTCCTGGCGGCTATGTGGGCGCCATCCGCGCGGCCCAGCTCGGGCTGAAGACGGCCATCATCGAAAAGGACAAGCGCCTGGGTGGCACGTGTCTGCACCGCGGCTGCATCCCCACCAAGTCGCTGCTGTGGACGGCGTCGCTCTTCCACCACATCAAGGAGTCGTCCGACTTCGGCATCGACGTGGCGAACCCGACCGTGAACTGGGCCAACGCCCAGAAGCACAAGGACAAGGTCGTCACGAAGGGTGCCAACGGCATCGACTTCCTGATGAAGAAGAACAAGATCACCGTGGTGAAGGGCCACGGCCGGATCGCCGGCAAGGGCAAGGTGGAGGTCACCGCCGAGGACGGCTCCAAGCAGACGCTGGACACGAAGAACATCATCATCGCCACGGGCTCCGTGCCCAAGTCCCTGCCCAACGTGGCGGTGGACCACAAGCGGGTGATGAACAGTGACTCCATCCTGACCATCGACCGCATCCCCAAGAGCATCATCGTGCTGGGCGCGGGCGCGGTGGGCTGCGAGTTCGCCTCCGTGTTCAACCACGTGGGCAGCAAGACGGCCATCGTGGAGTACATGCCCGCGCTGCTCCCCATCGAGGACGCGGACATCTCCAAGGAGCTGGACAAGATCTTCAAGCGCCGCGGCATCGACGTGCACACGGGCTCCGCGGTGCAGAAGGTGGAGCACACGGCGGACGGCGTGCGCGTGACCATGAAGGTGGGCGAGGAGACCAAGACGCTGGAGGCCGAAATCCTCCTGTCCGCGGTGGGCCGCGCGCCCGTCACCGAGGACGTGGGTCTCAACAAGACGTCCATCCAGACCGACCGCGGCTTCATCAAGGTCGACACGCTGTGCCGCACCAGCGAGCCCAACGTCTACGCGATTGGCGACGTCATCCCCACGCCGATGCTGGCGCACATGGCCAGCGCCGAGTGCGTGATGGTGGTGGAGCACATCGCCGGCAAGAACCCCGCGCCCATCAACTACGACCTGACCCCGTCCGCCACGTACTGCTACCCCGAGGTGGCGTCCGTGGGCCTGACGGAGAAGAAGGCCAAGGAGCGCGGCTACGACGTGAAGGTGGGCATCGCCCCCTTCGGCGCGGTGACGAAGTCGGCCATCTCCAACGAGTCGGTCGGCCTCATCAAGATCGTCTCCGACAAGAAGTACGACGAGGTGCTGGGCATCCACATCATCGGGCCGCACGCCACGGAGCTGCTCGCCGAGGCCTGCGTCGCGATGAAGCTGGAGATCACCACCGAGGAGCTGGCTCACACCATCCACGCGCACCCGACGCTCTCCGAGATCATGCACGAGGGCGCCGAGGCCACGCTGGGCCACCCGCTGCACTTCTAG
- a CDS encoding DofB protein, protein MSATYQSELIDRVLFSRWHNPPTKDDVQAIMAQMEDATQRLGQNVLYIASISPKAKVPDATERAHLNQMVAEGRRYCEQSWLVYEGTDLQHNLQRVIISGVLILTRTFDNYLSVAKSADAIVKDVSTALKKDASGIFRQARERGLIA, encoded by the coding sequence GTGTCTGCCACGTACCAATCCGAACTCATCGACCGCGTCCTGTTCTCGCGGTGGCACAACCCGCCGACGAAGGACGATGTCCAGGCCATCATGGCGCAGATGGAGGACGCGACGCAGCGACTGGGGCAGAACGTCCTCTACATCGCGTCCATCAGCCCCAAGGCGAAGGTTCCCGACGCGACCGAGCGCGCGCACCTGAACCAGATGGTCGCCGAGGGCCGCCGCTACTGTGAGCAGTCCTGGCTCGTGTACGAGGGCACGGACCTGCAGCACAACCTGCAGCGAGTCATCATCTCGGGCGTGCTCATCCTCACGCGCACGTTCGACAACTACCTGTCGGTCGCCAAGTCCGCGGACGCCATCGTCAAGGACGTGTCCACCGCCCTGAAGAAGGATGCGTCCGGCATCTTCCGTCAGGCGCGCGAGCGCGGCCTGATCGCCTAG
- the hisIE gene encoding bifunctional phosphoribosyl-AMP cyclohydrolase/phosphoribosyl-ATP diphosphatase HisIE — MTLDLSKLDFDKGQGLVTVVTQDASTGDVLMVAHADREALERTLATGEMHYRSRTRGLWHKGATSGNTQQVVTLTADCDGDAVLARVRKAGPACHTGEETCFGEGRWDALAHLDATLAARAAGPQPEGAKPSYTRRLLEDRNLRLKKLGEEAAELVTACADADTHRAAEEAADVLFHTLVAVRALGVTLDDVKAVLAARARPKSP, encoded by the coding sequence ATGACGCTGGACCTCTCCAAGCTGGACTTCGACAAGGGCCAGGGGCTGGTGACGGTGGTGACGCAGGACGCGAGCACCGGCGACGTGCTGATGGTGGCGCACGCGGACCGCGAGGCGCTGGAGCGCACGCTCGCCACGGGCGAGATGCACTACCGCTCCCGCACGCGCGGCCTGTGGCACAAGGGCGCCACCAGCGGGAACACGCAGCAGGTCGTCACCCTCACCGCGGACTGCGACGGCGACGCGGTGCTCGCGCGCGTGCGCAAGGCCGGCCCCGCCTGCCACACCGGCGAGGAGACCTGCTTCGGTGAAGGCCGCTGGGACGCGCTCGCGCACCTGGACGCGACGCTCGCCGCCCGAGCAGCCGGCCCCCAGCCCGAAGGCGCGAAGCCCAGCTACACCCGGCGCCTCCTGGAGGATCGGAACCTGCGCCTGAAGAAACTGGGCGAGGAGGCCGCGGAGCTCGTCACCGCCTGCGCGGACGCGGACACGCACCGGGCCGCGGAGGAGGCCGCCGACGTGCTCTTCCACACGCTCGTCGCGGTGCGCGCCCTGGGCGTGACGTTGGACGACGTGAAGGCCGTCCTCGCCGCCCGCGCACGTCCGAAGTCGCCATGA
- the hisN gene encoding histidinol-phosphatase, with translation MNADPRDLMEAAADVARKAGDVALDFFRRGIAVDTKSDGTPVTVADRTAEWTAREWLEARFPQDGILGEEFGESRPGAKRRWILDPIDGTKTFIRGVPLWGTLVAVAEGETILAGAAYFPAVNELVVASPGLGCFWNGSAAHVSEQDSLAQAVVCVTDERFLQSPAKGAAWKELSRQASLCRTWGDCYGYLLVATGRAEVMVDEALSPWDAAALQPIIEEAGGVFTDWKGTRTAFGGDGIATNAALSKRVREVLRAGVPS, from the coding sequence ATGAACGCGGACCCGCGAGACTTGATGGAGGCCGCCGCCGACGTGGCGCGCAAGGCCGGTGACGTGGCGCTGGACTTCTTCCGGCGCGGCATCGCCGTGGACACCAAGAGCGACGGGACGCCCGTGACGGTGGCGGACCGCACCGCCGAGTGGACCGCCCGCGAATGGCTGGAGGCGCGCTTCCCCCAGGACGGCATCCTGGGCGAGGAGTTCGGTGAGTCCCGGCCGGGTGCGAAGCGCCGGTGGATATTGGATCCCATCGACGGCACGAAGACGTTCATCCGGGGCGTGCCGCTGTGGGGCACGCTGGTCGCGGTGGCGGAAGGGGAGACCATCCTCGCGGGCGCGGCCTACTTCCCGGCCGTGAACGAGCTGGTCGTCGCGTCCCCGGGCCTGGGCTGCTTCTGGAACGGATCCGCGGCGCACGTGTCGGAGCAGGACTCGCTGGCGCAGGCCGTGGTGTGCGTCACCGACGAGCGCTTCCTCCAGAGCCCCGCGAAGGGCGCCGCCTGGAAGGAGCTGTCCCGGCAGGCGTCCCTCTGCCGCACGTGGGGGGACTGCTATGGCTACCTCCTCGTCGCCACCGGCCGCGCGGAGGTCATGGTGGATGAAGCCCTGTCGCCCTGGGACGCGGCGGCCCTTCAGCCCATCATCGAGGAGGCGGGCGGCGTCTTCACCGATTGGAAGGGCACGCGCACGGCGTTCGGCGGTGACGGCATCGCCACCAACGCGGCGCTGTCGAAGCGCGTGCGCGAGGTGCTGCGCGCGGGAGTCCCGTCATGA
- the hisF gene encoding imidazole glycerol phosphate synthase subunit HisF, with amino-acid sequence MLRRRIIVCLDVKGGRVVKGVQFEGLRDVGDPVELARRYEEAGADEVTFLDISASAEERQTLWDLVQRTAERLFIPLTVGGGVRTVDDVGRALRAGADKVSINSAAVATPELLTGCAERFGAQCVVASIDAKREGDRYRVYTHGGRRPTDLDAVAWAKECVRRGAGEVLLTSIDRDGARTGYDLDLTRAVAEAVDVPVIASGGAGRAEHVRDALTLGAADAALVAGILHDGLTTVGALKSLLNDNGIAIRSTT; translated from the coding sequence ATGCTGCGCCGACGGATCATCGTCTGCCTGGATGTGAAGGGCGGGCGCGTGGTGAAGGGCGTCCAGTTCGAAGGCCTGCGCGACGTGGGCGACCCGGTGGAGCTGGCCCGGCGCTACGAGGAAGCGGGCGCGGACGAGGTGACCTTCCTGGACATCTCCGCGAGCGCCGAGGAGCGCCAGACGCTGTGGGACCTGGTCCAGCGCACCGCGGAGCGCCTCTTCATCCCGCTCACGGTGGGCGGAGGCGTGCGCACCGTGGACGACGTGGGCCGAGCGCTGCGGGCCGGCGCGGACAAGGTGAGCATCAACTCCGCGGCCGTGGCCACGCCGGAGTTGCTCACCGGCTGCGCGGAGCGCTTCGGCGCCCAGTGCGTGGTGGCCAGCATCGACGCGAAGCGGGAGGGAGACCGCTACCGCGTCTATACACATGGTGGCCGACGGCCCACGGACCTGGACGCCGTGGCCTGGGCGAAGGAGTGCGTCCGGCGCGGTGCGGGCGAGGTGCTGCTCACCAGCATCGACCGGGACGGGGCGCGCACGGGCTATGACCTGGACCTGACCCGCGCGGTGGCGGAGGCCGTGGACGTGCCCGTCATCGCCTCCGGAGGCGCGGGCCGCGCGGAGCACGTGCGCGATGCCCTGACCCTGGGCGCGGCGGACGCGGCGCTCGTCGCCGGCATCCTCCACGATGGCCTCACCACGGTGGGCGCCTTGAAGTCCCTGCTGAATGACAACGGCATCGCCATCCGGAGCACGACATGA
- a CDS encoding imidazoleglycerol-phosphate dehydratase, with translation MSTVTTVVRETKETQVTVELARGTGVARVDTGLKFFDHMLATFARYAGLDLTLRARGDLRHHLMEDVAITLGTAVQRVIPATAARYGERTLPMDDALVQACLDAGGRFYYRGPLKNRLYEHWMRSFCEHSRITLHLRVLRGKDSHHLTEAAFKALGLALRDAMVDSGVVFSMKGIVSLEVK, from the coding sequence ATGAGCACGGTCACCACGGTGGTCCGCGAAACGAAGGAGACCCAGGTCACTGTGGAGCTGGCGCGCGGGACCGGCGTGGCCCGGGTGGACACGGGCCTCAAGTTCTTCGACCATATGCTCGCCACGTTCGCGCGCTACGCGGGGCTGGACCTGACCCTGCGCGCTCGCGGCGACCTGCGCCACCACCTGATGGAGGACGTGGCCATCACCCTGGGCACCGCCGTCCAGCGCGTCATCCCCGCCACCGCCGCGCGCTACGGCGAGCGCACCCTGCCCATGGATGACGCCCTGGTGCAGGCGTGCCTGGACGCGGGCGGACGCTTCTACTACCGGGGCCCGCTGAAGAACCGGCTGTACGAGCACTGGATGCGCTCCTTCTGCGAGCACTCGCGCATCACGCTCCACCTGCGGGTGCTGCGCGGCAAGGACAGCCACCACCTCACCGAGGCGGCCTTCAAGGCGCTGGGGCTCGCGCTGCGCGACGCGATGGTGGACTCCGGCGTCGTCTTCAGCATGAAGGGCATTGTCTCCCTGGAGGTGAAGTGA
- a CDS encoding 1-(5-phosphoribosyl)-5-[(5-phosphoribosylamino)methylideneamino]imidazole-4-carboxamide isomerase produces the protein MIAIPAIDLREGACVQLVGGSYEAERVRVNDPLDALKQWLALGFRTFHVVDLDAALGKGSNADVVTRLISHAPGLTFTVGGGVREASRVEAVLAGGASSVVVGTRAIEDLAWLTEVSERFPGRVVVAADVKGREVVTRGWTSGSARDIRDVLAALEPLPLGGMLVTAVHKEGQLGGVDLPLMEEVARSSRHRLYASGGVTTLEDLRSLAKVGAYGAVVGMALYTGRLDARAVAREFTQ, from the coding sequence ATGATCGCCATCCCGGCCATCGACCTGCGGGAAGGCGCGTGCGTGCAGCTCGTAGGGGGCTCCTACGAGGCGGAGCGCGTGCGCGTGAATGATCCGCTGGATGCCTTGAAGCAGTGGCTGGCGCTGGGCTTCCGCACGTTCCATGTCGTGGACCTGGATGCTGCGCTGGGCAAGGGCTCCAACGCGGACGTGGTGACGCGGCTGATTTCGCATGCTCCGGGCCTCACGTTCACGGTGGGCGGCGGTGTCCGTGAGGCCTCGCGCGTGGAGGCGGTGCTCGCGGGTGGGGCGTCCTCGGTCGTCGTGGGGACGCGCGCCATCGAGGACCTGGCCTGGCTCACCGAGGTCTCGGAGCGCTTCCCCGGCCGCGTGGTGGTCGCGGCGGACGTGAAGGGCCGCGAGGTCGTGACGCGCGGATGGACGTCCGGCAGCGCGCGCGACATCCGCGACGTGCTGGCCGCCCTGGAGCCCCTGCCGCTGGGCGGGATGCTCGTCACGGCGGTGCACAAGGAGGGGCAGCTGGGCGGCGTGGACCTGCCCTTGATGGAGGAGGTCGCCCGTTCAAGCCGGCACCGGCTCTACGCCTCCGGCGGGGTGACGACGCTGGAAGACCTGCGCTCGCTGGCGAAGGTGGGTGCATACGGAGCGGTGGTGGGCATGGCGCTGTACACGGGGCGGTTGGATGCGCGCGCGGTCGCGCGGGAGTTCACGCAATGA
- the hisH gene encoding imidazole glycerol phosphate synthase subunit HisH, whose product MRVTLFDYGAGNLHSLVKALATTPGADVRVQEDPLRALDTDVLVLPGVGAFGSAAARLAPGREAMRKALDAGLPCLGICLGMQLLFDESDEGEGKGLGYFPGRVTRLAARHVPQIGWNDVEEDQALKFMRLSTVYYAHSFVCRATESREVMGWTTHEGDRFPASVRRGDVLGVQFHPEKSSHAGVRFVQAFLQEVSS is encoded by the coding sequence ATGCGGGTGACCCTGTTCGACTATGGCGCGGGCAACCTGCACTCGCTCGTCAAGGCGCTGGCCACCACGCCCGGCGCGGACGTGCGTGTGCAGGAGGATCCGCTGCGCGCGCTGGATACGGATGTCCTGGTGCTCCCCGGCGTGGGCGCGTTCGGTTCAGCGGCGGCGCGGCTCGCACCGGGACGCGAGGCGATGCGCAAGGCGCTGGACGCGGGCCTGCCGTGCCTGGGCATCTGCCTGGGCATGCAGTTGCTCTTCGACGAGAGCGATGAAGGGGAAGGAAAGGGGCTCGGTTACTTCCCGGGCCGGGTGACGCGACTGGCCGCGCGGCACGTTCCGCAGATTGGCTGGAACGACGTGGAGGAGGACCAGGCGCTGAAGTTCATGCGGCTGTCCACCGTGTATTACGCGCACAGCTTCGTGTGCCGGGCCACGGAGTCTCGCGAGGTGATGGGCTGGACGACCCATGAGGGCGACCGGTTCCCCGCCTCCGTGCGGCGCGGAGACGTGCTGGGCGTGCAGTTCCACCCGGAGAAGTCCTCCCACGCGGGCGTGCGCTTCGTGCAGGCGTTCCTCCAGGAGGTGTCCTCATGA
- a CDS encoding pyridoxal phosphate-dependent aminotransferase: protein MIPFRETYRDIPLYSPAKKPCRVDLSDNTNLFGAPPSADRVLREEGFLRLSRYPAGYAPDLKRAVATYAGVAVESVTTGCGSDDVIDCALRAFLEPGDAVAFPDPTFVMVPLYARLSALKPMPVPLRADHDLDVDGLLATKAKLIYVCTPNNPTGTAASRAALERLVDSAPGVVLIDQAYVEFARGGDFLDLARTRPNVLVTRTMSKAFGLAGLRVGWGVGASSLVAEVEKARGPYKHTALGEAVAVAALTDDVAWMEACAAEAVENRERLRGALKSLGLEPLPSEGNFLLVPVPEARRVGEALRERNVNVRVFEGLTGVGDALRIGCGPWPMMASALKALKEVL from the coding sequence GTGATTCCATTCCGTGAGACGTACCGGGACATCCCCTTGTACTCCCCGGCGAAGAAGCCGTGCCGGGTGGACCTGAGCGACAACACCAACCTCTTCGGCGCGCCGCCCTCCGCGGATCGCGTGCTGCGGGAGGAGGGGTTCCTTCGGCTGTCCCGCTATCCCGCTGGCTATGCGCCGGACCTGAAGCGCGCCGTGGCCACCTACGCGGGTGTCGCCGTGGAGAGCGTGACGACGGGCTGCGGATCGGACGACGTCATCGACTGTGCGCTGCGGGCCTTCCTGGAGCCCGGGGACGCGGTGGCCTTCCCGGATCCCACGTTCGTGATGGTGCCCTTGTATGCCCGGTTGAGCGCGCTCAAGCCCATGCCCGTGCCGCTGCGCGCGGATCATGACCTGGACGTGGACGGGCTGCTCGCGACGAAGGCGAAGCTCATCTACGTGTGCACGCCGAACAACCCCACCGGCACGGCGGCCTCGCGCGCGGCGCTGGAGCGGCTGGTGGACTCGGCTCCGGGCGTGGTGCTCATCGATCAGGCCTATGTGGAGTTCGCTCGGGGCGGGGACTTCCTCGACCTGGCGCGGACGCGGCCCAACGTGCTGGTGACGCGCACGATGTCCAAGGCGTTCGGCCTCGCGGGCCTGCGGGTGGGGTGGGGCGTCGGGGCATCGTCACTGGTGGCGGAGGTGGAGAAGGCCCGGGGGCCCTACAAGCACACGGCGCTGGGCGAGGCCGTGGCGGTCGCCGCGCTCACGGATGATGTCGCGTGGATGGAGGCCTGCGCGGCGGAGGCGGTGGAGAACCGTGAGCGGCTGCGAGGCGCCTTGAAGTCGCTGGGGTTGGAGCCGCTTCCTTCGGAAGGCAACTTCCTCCTCGTCCCCGTGCCGGAGGCGCGGCGGGTGGGCGAGGCGCTGCGGGAGCGCAACGTGAACGTGCGGGTGTTCGAAGGGCTCACGGGCGTGGGCGATGCGCTGCGCATCGGCTGCGGCCCCTGGCCGATGATGGCTTCAGCGCTGAAGGCCCTGAAGGAGGTGCTGTGA
- the hisD gene encoding histidinol dehydrogenase, which translates to MSASILKYQGALSSLEPDARRKLLARTGESDALVASRVQALIARVRGEGDRALFEFAREFDRVELSALEVPRERWNAALESIPSGVREALTRAARNIARAHAAQRPQAIEVETEPGVIVGRRPDPLSRVGVYAPGGRAVYPSSVLMGVVPAKVAGVDEVIVCSPPGPDGLPGAGVLAAATLAGADRVFALGGAGAVAALAYGTQSVPRVDRIVGPGNAYVAAAKLQVVDAVAIDAPAGPSEILVVADASARPDAVARELLAQAEHDPEACCVALVVGASLAQAVRDAVEQQARVARRGDIVLPALGSRGAVLRIDSLEEAWPFVAEFAPEHLLLATAKPSEDLARVRNAGTVFVGQRASVAFGDYLTGANHVLPTAGLARAYSGLSVLDFYRWTTWQRVTPEAAAAMADDVGTLADSEGLFAHAAAARAWRVP; encoded by the coding sequence ATGAGCGCCTCCATCCTCAAGTACCAGGGGGCCTTGTCCTCGCTGGAGCCCGACGCGCGGCGGAAGCTGCTGGCCCGCACCGGGGAGTCGGATGCCCTGGTGGCTTCCCGTGTCCAGGCGCTGATTGCCCGCGTTCGCGGTGAGGGCGACCGGGCCCTCTTCGAGTTCGCGCGGGAGTTCGACCGCGTGGAGCTTTCAGCGCTGGAGGTTCCGCGTGAACGGTGGAACGCGGCGTTGGAGTCGATTCCCTCCGGCGTGCGAGAGGCGCTGACCCGCGCGGCGCGCAACATCGCCCGGGCGCATGCGGCGCAGCGGCCCCAGGCCATCGAGGTGGAGACCGAGCCCGGGGTCATCGTGGGCCGCCGGCCGGATCCGCTGAGCCGCGTCGGTGTGTACGCTCCGGGTGGCCGGGCGGTGTACCCGAGCAGCGTGCTCATGGGCGTGGTCCCCGCGAAGGTCGCGGGCGTGGACGAGGTCATCGTCTGTTCGCCGCCGGGGCCGGATGGCTTGCCTGGCGCGGGCGTGCTCGCGGCGGCGACGCTCGCGGGCGCGGACCGGGTGTTCGCCTTGGGAGGCGCGGGCGCGGTGGCCGCGCTGGCCTATGGGACCCAGAGCGTTCCCCGCGTGGATCGCATCGTCGGACCGGGCAACGCGTACGTGGCGGCCGCGAAGCTCCAGGTGGTGGACGCCGTCGCCATCGACGCGCCCGCGGGCCCGAGCGAAATCCTCGTCGTCGCCGACGCGAGCGCCCGTCCGGACGCCGTGGCGCGCGAGCTGCTGGCCCAGGCGGAGCACGACCCCGAGGCCTGCTGCGTGGCGCTGGTGGTGGGCGCTTCGCTGGCGCAGGCGGTGCGGGACGCGGTGGAGCAACAGGCCCGCGTCGCCCGTCGCGGCGACATCGTCCTTCCGGCGCTGGGGAGCCGGGGCGCGGTGCTGCGCATCGACTCGCTGGAGGAGGCGTGGCCCTTCGTCGCGGAGTTCGCTCCGGAGCACCTGCTGCTCGCGACGGCGAAGCCCTCGGAGGACCTGGCGCGGGTTCGCAACGCGGGCACGGTGTTCGTGGGACAGCGCGCGTCGGTGGCCTTCGGTGACTACCTCACCGGTGCGAACCACGTGCTGCCCACGGCGGGGCTGGCCCGGGCGTACTCGGGACTGAGCGTGCTGGACTTCTACCGGTGGACCACGTGGCAGCGCGTGACACCGGAAGCCGCGGCGGCGATGGCGGACGACGTGGGGACGCTGGCGGACAGCGAGGGCCTCTTCGCCCACGCGGCCGCGGCCCGGGCCTGGAGGGTGCCGTGA
- the hisG gene encoding ATP phosphoribosyltransferase, whose product MLKIALPNKGRLSEEVRELFNDAGLEVRARGERALTASLGGEFEAIFVRAQDIPEFVADGAAQAGVTGWDLVNEAGRELEPLMDLEFGRCRLVVAARDESGISRVEDVKEGMRVASCFPRLTQAFFQQRGQQVTVVPVSGAAEIAPHLGIADIVVDLTSTGSTLKMNGLKEVATVLESSARLVAYPRNDSEARRALEELTQALGSVLAARGRRYLMANVPKTSLEQVREVLPGLNGPTVVDVMNGGHFVAVHAVVSSRNLYRTVNALKALGGQGILVTRIERLMA is encoded by the coding sequence ATGTTGAAGATTGCCCTGCCCAACAAAGGACGTCTGTCCGAGGAAGTGCGCGAGCTGTTCAACGACGCGGGCCTGGAGGTGCGCGCCCGGGGCGAGCGGGCCCTCACCGCGTCATTGGGCGGCGAGTTCGAGGCCATCTTCGTCCGCGCCCAGGACATCCCGGAGTTCGTCGCGGACGGCGCCGCGCAGGCGGGCGTCACCGGCTGGGACCTGGTGAATGAAGCCGGGCGCGAGCTGGAGCCGCTGATGGACCTGGAGTTCGGCCGCTGCCGGCTGGTGGTGGCCGCGCGCGACGAGAGCGGCATCTCCCGCGTGGAGGACGTGAAGGAGGGGATGCGGGTGGCCTCCTGCTTCCCCCGGCTGACGCAGGCCTTCTTCCAGCAGCGGGGGCAGCAGGTGACGGTGGTGCCGGTGAGCGGCGCGGCGGAGATCGCCCCGCACCTGGGCATCGCGGACATCGTGGTGGACCTCACGTCCACGGGCTCCACGTTGAAGATGAACGGCCTCAAGGAGGTGGCCACCGTGCTGGAGTCGAGCGCCCGGCTGGTGGCGTATCCGCGCAATGACTCGGAGGCGCGGCGCGCGCTGGAGGAATTGACGCAGGCGCTGGGGTCGGTGCTGGCGGCGCGCGGGCGGCGCTACCTGATGGCCAACGTCCCGAAGACGTCCCTGGAGCAGGTGCGCGAGGTGCTGCCCGGCCTCAACGGCCCCACGGTGGTGGACGTGATGAACGGGGGCCACTTCGTCGCGGTGCACGCGGTGGTCTCGTCGCGGAACCTCTACCGCACGGTCAACGCGCTGAAGGCGCTGGGCGGGCAGGGCATCCTCGTCACGCGCATCGAGAGGTTGATGGCATGA